The nucleotide window CTtctaaataaaaaccaaaaaacacTCTCTATATAATCTTCCCCCTAATTTTATCACCCTTTTTTCTCTTACAAATTTCTGTCCAATTTTCtctttccaaaaataaaaataaataaaaatcatgtaattatttttctaatatatatatatatatatatgtatgtatatatatatatatataaaagtataataTGAAGTAGTACATATTTTGATGAACCGTCGTATATAGTAGAAGTATAATCTTTCCCTCCTTTCATACTCTGtaaatttttcttcaaaaaaagttgaaaatggCGTTTCATCATAATCACCATCTTTCACAAGCAGAAATGGCGGCACAATTTGGTGGAGATCATACAACGTCGTCAAATCATCATCACCAACCAAATTGGCTAACATCGGCTCTTCTTAACTCATCAGCCGTCGCCGGTGGAGCCGGTAACTTCTTGAACCTTCACTCGGTTGAAGACTCTGCTGGTATGTCATCGATTCCGTCTCAACCAGGTGAGTTGACTCACAATGAGGATTCCGGTAAGCCGGAGATCGGCGATGGTGAGACTTCTACTGGTGCTGGAGATTCTGGCGGAGGAAGtgaacaacaacaacagcaagTGAATTGGCAAAATGCGAAGTTTAAAGCGGAGATATTAGCTCATCCGCTTTACGAACAGTTATTGTCGGCGCATGTAGCATGTTTACGGATTGCGACTCCGGTGGATCAATTGCCGAGAATTGATGCGCAACTTGCGCTATCGCAGAATGTTGTTGCGAAATATTCTGCGCTTGGAAATGGTCATGCTTTGGTTGGTGATGATAAAGAATTGTACCAATTCATGgtatatgattttaatttttgtttgtttctttCTCACTTATAtagtttttgattaattttggtTCAGACTGAATTTTGAATGATTAGGGTAGGCTTAAAGAGTTTTAGATAAGATAATGACGATTGATGAGTGAtgaatgattatttatttttataatctaATTTAGATAGGAGTGGTGGTGTTTGGTTTGATTGTTAGGTTATTTCTATTAAATTCTTAAGAGATGAGTATTGAGTACTACTAAGAATCAGGGTTTTAGACCGAGTCATGCTTGACTTTAATTGTTTAATGTGCTGTATGGGTTTAATTaaaatcaactttttttttataacttttaatcacgtataaataaaaatatttttaaagttcgtaaaaattaaatagacaTTTGATCGTAAGAATGACATTgaacattttaaaattgttaaacaaagattaattttttgtaaaattaattattttaataatatagtGTTTTTCTAAAGTGAATTTGGTTTGTCACCAAATCAGATTACATACGCTTGGACCTATGTAAAACTGAGTTGCGATGAATTTTTAACAAATGCCCCCAATCATATTTAACATTTTATGATTGGTTGGGTGGGATCCGATCTTGGGACTAACACGGTGTAACGACATGGACGGTGATTTTATGAAATGCGGTAGATAAAGGGTTTTCAGGCATTTATTTGGTCTTTTTATTTGGTGGGGGTAATAGTTAAGGGGTGTTAGGGCGTGGCATGTTAATTTGGTGAAACAAACATGAACATCTTTTAAAAAAGGTAGTATTATGGGAGGTGGGTTTATggaattcaatattaagaggGAAGAAGGTTGGGTTTCTTTTTGGCATTTTTCTATAGCTAATCTAGCGTTTTGCATTTGTTTTTTACCTCTTACCAATGGTTGTTCTGTTGTTTCAGCCTTTTGGAAGAAAAATAAGTAGATACAAAGATTCTTCTAATATCACTTTTTCTATTTAGAGAATAAGCAGATTGATTTTgccttatattttttaatgtctCAAATCTCAAATTTTAGtgtgtttgtaatttgtgtGTCTCAAATCAAAAGCTTCTTAATCTCATTTGAATTTCCATTCTTAAAAACCACAAAATGTCTGGAACTTTATATTTTCTGGAACCAAAAGCTGGAGAATTAGTGAAATATTTTTAGGTTGCCTATGACTTGAAATGAAACTTTagctcttttttattttatttgtttacaaTTAGTTGCTCAAAAGATGTAGTATCTGGTTTGCACTGAGCAATCTAACTATGGTGAAAGTGATGGTGGGAGAGACTTGAATATAAGTTGGGTTCTGAATTGCTAAACTTCAACATCAATGATCTTTGTTCATGTTTGTGGCACTCAGAATTTAGTACCGCTTATTGAAGTGGCCGTGAGTACTGAGTAGTATAATGATTGTTTTGTTCAAGATATGATATTTTGTGGGGTTTGCTTCATCAATCTTCATTTGTTTTGGCCAATAAGAGAATTTGAGTGGAATTAGGGATGGATTCAATGCTACTACTAGTAACTTGGACAGAAATTTCACTGGACTGTTAAAAGgaatttattttgatcattatAATGCTGAGGAAAATGTGAAAGTGATCTTAGTTTTTTGTTTCGGTGGGAAACATGTCATGGTGGAGGCATGAAACTTTTTTCATGTCAGGCTCCTTTGGTTAAACTAACAAGTATATAACATTGGTCGAATAgctaattatcaaaaaaaacttTCGTCAAATAGTTGTTTTTCACATGTTAGTTTTTGATTTCAGAATCCCTGTACATTTTGATATTTAATCGTAAGATGTATGCGCAATTTTTAACCTTGAGCTATTTGAATATGGAAATATATTCAACATTGGTAACTAGTTCAGCTGGCAGAGCATAGCGCTGCAACAGATAGCAAAGAACTGTGTATTAAGGTTTTTTTACCTCGATCGTTTGGGACTAAGAGTCTAAGATTTTAGCATCGTTGTTGTTGCgctacattttttttcttcctttaaatGATTCGGCTAACTTTTTACTGTGATTGAAGTGCCATTGCTTATTACATTAGAGGCTGAATGATGTTATTGTGGTTTTTGTGATATCGTACCGTTTCTTTATGCATAAAAAACAGCTTGGAATTGCATAGGTGTTTTGATAGCCTTTATCTTACTGTTTTCATGGTTGATGATGCAGACCCATTATGTTCTGTTGCTGTGTTCTTTtaaagaacaactacaacaacatgTTCGTGTCCATGCAATGGAAGCTGTGATGGCGTGCTGGGAAATTGAACAATCCCTTCAAAGCTTGACAGGTGCATATAGCTTTTTCCGTTCACCTTAAAATTTCTGCATTGGTGCAAGCAAGCAGATTGATTCTAGCTTGAAATTGATCTCAGGACGACCAACCGGTATAATGTGTGTTAGTCCAGTCTGGATCTCTGGTTGGTCACTTCAATCTGTGACTATGCTACGCTGTGTTGCTGACTGTGGTACTTGTCTCAGACAAAAGTACACGTCCTGATGTCAAACCTGATAAAACAAACAATTGTGGTGGAAAAGGAAGTGTCTATACCTACAGTATTTTGAGGGATTCAATACGAGATCTTGAAGTATTGTAAGGACTAAAAAGTCCAAGCAACATAGATCAGTGGAATTTGAACCTGTATACAAATTTCTTATACAGTCCTTTTCTTTCTCATTCTCTTTTTAGATTACTTTCGGGATGAATCATTGCCCCCAATATTATACATGTAACAAGAAATTAGGACTTAACTGAAGCTCCGCAATTTCATAAGTTTCGTTACCCACAAAAGCAATACAATCTGATAATTTTACAATTGTGTCATCTTTTGATCCTTGAAATATCCTCAAGTCCTTAACCTGCTATATGtcatttcatgtaaaacaagGAAAAAGGTTCCTATTCAGTTTGTTGAGTTCCTAGGGATAACGTACTGATGCGGGCACTTGCTACTTTATGTGTTCAGGGGTCTCTCCTGGTGAAGGCACAGGAGCAACTATGtctgatgatgaggatgatCCCATAGACAGCGATAGTAACTTGTTTGATGGAGGGTTGGATAGTTCAGACACTATGGGATTTGGACCGCTTATCCCAACAGAGAGTGAGCGGTCTCTGATGGAGCGTGTGAGACAAGAGCTAAAGCATGAGCTAAAACAGGTTAAGCCCAAATAGTTGCACACAGTCGCATAGGGTGAGAAAGAAGACATTTCGTGTGCATTCtattgatttttttctttttctttcttaaaaAGGGATACAAAGACAAAATTGTGGATATAAGGGAAGAAATCTTGCGCAAGAGAAGGGCAGGGAAACTACCTGGTGACACTACCTCTGTCTTAAAGGCTTGGTGGCAATCACATTCCAAGTGGCCATACCCAACAGTAAGTTATCTGGCTTTTGAAGTTTTGTGATCTGCAGTGTTTCTTATGCTAACAGTTAATGGCATTGCTGTGCTGGAGTTCTTAGAAGCATTGTGTGCATCACCAGTGGACCACCACTAGAACTGCTCTATTGGCTCATGTAGTCAACCCCattattttggtattaaaggctttggcattgctgTAGCAAACA belongs to Amaranthus tricolor cultivar Red isolate AtriRed21 chromosome 17, ASM2621246v1, whole genome shotgun sequence and includes:
- the LOC130804050 gene encoding homeobox protein knotted-1-like 3 isoform X1; translated protein: MAFHHNHHLSQAEMAAQFGGDHTTSSNHHHQPNWLTSALLNSSAVAGGAGNFLNLHSVEDSAGMSSIPSQPGELTHNEDSGKPEIGDGETSTGAGDSGGGSEQQQQQVNWQNAKFKAEILAHPLYEQLLSAHVACLRIATPVDQLPRIDAQLALSQNVVAKYSALGNGHALVGDDKELYQFMTHYVLLLCSFKEQLQQHVRVHAMEAVMACWEIEQSLQSLTGVSPGEGTGATMSDDEDDPIDSDSNLFDGGLDSSDTMGFGPLIPTESERSLMERVRQELKHELKQGYKDKIVDIREEILRKRRAGKLPGDTTSVLKAWWQSHSKWPYPTEEDKARLVQETGLQLKQINNWFINQRKRNWHSNPSSSTASKSKRKRNVQTK
- the LOC130804050 gene encoding homeobox protein knotted-1-like 3 isoform X2, whose product is MAFHHNHHLSQAEMAAQFGGDHTTSSNHHHQPNWLTSALLNSSAVAGGAGNFLNLHSVEDSAGMSSIPSQPGELTHNEDSGKPEIGDGETSTGAGDSGGGSEQQQQQVNWQNAKFKAEILAHPLYEQLLSAHVACLRIATPVDQLPRIDAQLALSQNVVAKYSALGNGHALVGDDKELYQFMTHYVLLLCSFKEQLQQHVRVHAMEAVMACWEIEQSLQSLTGVSPGEGTGATMSDDEDDPIDSDSNLFDGGLDSSDTMGFGPLIPTESERSLMERVRQELKHELKQGYKDKIVDIREEILRKRRAGKLPGDTTSVLKAWWQSHSKWPYPTEEDKARLVQETGLQLKQINNWFINQRKRNWHSNPSSSTASKSKRKR